The following are encoded in a window of Brevibacillus ruminantium genomic DNA:
- a CDS encoding glycosyltransferase family 4 protein has translation MKIAIISPGPFSVPPVKGSSVEHDIDEVSKMFGPGHEVTIYTRTCKSYPRSSTDEGRRMVRFDYKGPRPYLKKISAHLKKLHPDVILVENRPNFVPILRKGLPKVPIFVNMHSHVYADEWFISPENMRKIGRMADGFLTNSEYLRSHYIQKHKIAPDKVHAVHLGVDVSPYQMAKFNDSVTNVKKKLGLRSDDRVMLYAGRLIKAKGVHVLLKAFRKVSKQDAKARLVIVGGTGYGSNRMTPYIRHLKNLAKPLGKKVKFINFIPSKEMPLYYQIGDVVVTPSVWQEPFCRVNLEAMASSKPVITTPKGGIREVVKDGETGYIIPLIEWQKKLPVIWDQLWSVPHLRSQLGKQAFMRAKRFSWYATAQGYLQVFEKALEKRFKVPSVPLKAASF, from the coding sequence GTGAAAATCGCGATCATTAGTCCGGGCCCCTTTTCTGTTCCACCTGTAAAAGGGAGCTCAGTTGAGCACGATATCGATGAAGTAAGCAAAATGTTCGGGCCCGGTCATGAGGTAACCATCTACACGCGGACTTGTAAAAGCTATCCCCGATCTAGTACGGATGAAGGGCGGCGCATGGTTCGTTTTGACTATAAGGGTCCAAGACCCTATTTGAAAAAAATAAGCGCCCATTTGAAAAAACTGCACCCGGATGTCATTCTGGTTGAAAATCGCCCCAATTTTGTCCCAATCCTACGTAAGGGACTCCCTAAAGTGCCGATTTTCGTCAACATGCATTCGCATGTGTATGCGGACGAATGGTTTATCAGCCCCGAAAACATGAGAAAAATTGGACGGATGGCCGATGGATTCCTGACGAACAGTGAATATCTGCGCAGTCATTATATCCAAAAGCATAAAATTGCTCCCGATAAAGTGCACGCGGTCCATTTAGGTGTTGATGTTTCCCCATACCAGATGGCTAAATTTAATGATTCGGTTACAAATGTGAAGAAGAAGCTAGGACTTCGCTCAGATGATCGTGTCATGCTCTATGCAGGCAGGCTGATCAAGGCGAAAGGTGTGCACGTCCTGTTAAAAGCATTTCGCAAGGTAAGCAAGCAGGATGCCAAAGCGCGACTTGTCATTGTCGGGGGAACAGGTTACGGGAGCAATCGAATGACTCCGTATATCCGTCATTTGAAGAACTTGGCGAAACCACTTGGGAAAAAGGTGAAATTTATAAATTTTATTCCGAGTAAAGAAATGCCGCTCTATTATCAAATTGGAGATGTAGTCGTTACGCCATCTGTCTGGCAAGAGCCGTTTTGCAGGGTGAATCTGGAGGCGATGGCATCGAGCAAGCCGGTGATCACGACGCCTAAAGGAGGAATCAGAGAGGTCGTAAAAGATGGAGAAACCGGATATATTATTCCGCTCATTGAATGGCAAAAAAAGCTGCCGGTCATTTGGGACCAGCTTTGGAGCGTTCCTCATTTACGCAGTCAGTTAGGAAAGCAGGCTTTCATGCGGGCGAAACGATTTTCTTGGTATGCGACTGCGCAAGGGTATTTACAGGTGTTCGAAAAGGCACTGGAAAAACGATTCAAGGTTCCATCCGTTCCGTTAAAGGCAGCGAGCTTCTAA
- the pepF gene encoding oligoendopeptidase F: protein MNKSKTLPKRSEVPAEFKWRLEDMYASDSDWEKDVEKVKQLVEQVAGKKGQLTASGEQLLEALQLQDELLKTLDQVFVYARMRRDEDNVNSKYQALTDRATSLSTQVYGAISYIQPEILEIPEEKLAKWLEEVKGLQHYRILLDEITRFKPHTLSAEEEAILANVSEIASAPSKIFGMLNNADLKFPMIQDESGEQVELTKGRYVQFMESKDRRVRKEAFEALYSTYGKNRNTIAASLTSSVKSDVFYASTRKYPSALYAALFADNVDLSVYDNLISTIHEHLPLMHRYIALRKKMLAVDELHMYDLYVPIVPEVEVNVPYDEAVATIKEALKPLGEEYGSVLNEGFSNGWIDVYENEGKTSGAYSWGAYTSHPYVLMNYQDNVNNMFTLAHEMGHALHSYYSHKEQPYTYADYKIFVAEVASTLNESLLMHHLLKTTTDKKQRMYLINYYLEQFRGTVFRQTMFAEFEKIIHAKTEQGEPLTADSLSEIYRELNLNYHGPDMVVDQEIDLEWARIPHFYRNFYVYKYATGFSAATSLAKQILEEGQPAVERYLNFLKSGSSDYPLELLKKAGVDMTSPEPIREGLAVFEEMLAEMEKLVEEV, encoded by the coding sequence ATGAATAAAAGCAAAACCTTGCCAAAACGAAGTGAAGTGCCTGCTGAATTCAAATGGCGCCTGGAAGACATGTATGCAAGCGACAGTGATTGGGAAAAGGATGTTGAAAAGGTAAAACAGCTCGTCGAACAAGTAGCGGGTAAAAAAGGACAGCTCACGGCTTCGGGAGAACAGCTGCTGGAAGCGCTGCAGCTTCAAGATGAGCTGCTGAAAACGCTCGATCAGGTCTTTGTCTACGCCCGGATGCGCCGCGACGAAGACAACGTAAACAGCAAGTACCAAGCCCTGACCGACCGTGCCACTTCCCTCAGCACGCAGGTATACGGAGCGATCTCCTATATCCAGCCGGAGATTCTGGAAATACCGGAGGAAAAATTGGCGAAATGGCTCGAAGAGGTAAAAGGCTTGCAGCATTATCGAATCCTTTTGGATGAAATCACCCGTTTCAAGCCTCATACGCTTTCAGCTGAGGAAGAAGCGATACTCGCTAACGTCAGCGAGATTGCCTCTGCTCCCTCCAAAATTTTTGGCATGCTGAACAATGCGGACCTGAAGTTCCCGATGATACAGGACGAGTCGGGAGAACAAGTGGAGCTGACAAAAGGGCGTTATGTCCAGTTCATGGAAAGCAAGGATCGCCGCGTTCGAAAGGAAGCCTTTGAGGCGCTCTATTCTACATATGGGAAAAATCGCAATACGATTGCGGCCTCCCTCACTTCTTCGGTCAAATCTGACGTGTTTTATGCCAGCACCCGCAAGTATCCGTCGGCACTTTATGCAGCCCTGTTCGCGGATAATGTGGATTTGTCTGTCTATGACAACCTGATCTCGACCATCCATGAACATCTCCCGTTGATGCATCGCTACATCGCGCTGCGGAAGAAAATGCTCGCCGTAGACGAACTGCATATGTATGACCTGTATGTTCCTATTGTGCCTGAAGTAGAGGTGAACGTACCGTATGACGAGGCGGTCGCTACCATCAAGGAAGCGCTGAAACCGCTGGGTGAAGAATACGGCAGCGTCTTAAACGAAGGATTTTCCAACGGATGGATAGACGTATATGAAAATGAAGGCAAGACGAGCGGGGCCTATTCATGGGGTGCGTATACCTCACATCCGTATGTGCTGATGAACTATCAGGACAATGTAAACAACATGTTTACGCTGGCACATGAAATGGGGCACGCCTTGCACAGCTACTACTCTCATAAAGAGCAGCCCTACACCTACGCAGATTACAAAATCTTTGTAGCCGAAGTGGCTTCTACGTTGAACGAATCACTGCTGATGCATCATCTTCTGAAAACCACAACGGACAAAAAGCAGCGGATGTACCTGATCAACTACTATCTCGAGCAGTTCCGCGGCACGGTATTCCGTCAAACCATGTTTGCAGAATTTGAGAAGATCATCCACGCCAAGACGGAGCAGGGAGAACCCCTGACAGCAGACAGTCTGAGCGAGATTTACCGGGAGCTGAATCTGAATTACCACGGACCTGATATGGTGGTAGACCAGGAGATCGATTTGGAATGGGCACGTATTCCTCATTTCTACCGCAATTTCTACGTCTACAAGTACGCCACCGGTTTCTCGGCAGCAACGTCGCTGGCCAAACAGATTTTGGAGGAAGGGCAGCCGGCCGTAGAACGCTATCTGAACTTCCTGAAGAGCGGAAGCTCCGATTACCCATTGGAATTGCTCAAAAAAGCGGGAGTGGACATGACCTCGCCTGAGCCGATTCGTGAAGGGTTGGCTGTGTTTGAGGAGATGCTGGCGGAGATGGAAAAGCTGGTCGAAGAAGTCTAA
- a CDS encoding DnaD domain protein: METQLLQVLQEGATSISNLLLKKYKQTSLTDEEMILIIHILSFQQEGNRFPTIQELQDRMSMSPVKLIQTLQKLIKEEWISIDEYIDPETGMRHELYNLTPLYRKLYQSWREQQNATRMIDPMVEPYAELASAIETESVGLYTRFEQVFGRPLSPFEIETIHIWTEQDGYQDELILTALREAATVGKLHIRYIDRILLEWQKQQITSVEEARHYSLRFRRNMPASDQRQPL; the protein is encoded by the coding sequence ATGGAAACACAACTATTACAGGTATTGCAAGAAGGAGCAACTTCCATTTCCAACCTGTTGTTGAAAAAATATAAACAGACATCCCTGACGGATGAAGAAATGATACTGATTATCCATATTTTATCATTTCAACAGGAAGGAAATCGCTTTCCGACGATTCAGGAGCTGCAAGACAGGATGTCAATGTCTCCTGTTAAACTGATCCAAACCTTGCAAAAATTGATTAAAGAAGAATGGATCAGTATTGACGAGTATATTGATCCGGAAACGGGCATGCGCCATGAGCTGTACAATTTAACTCCGCTCTACCGAAAGCTCTACCAAAGCTGGCGCGAACAGCAAAATGCTACGCGGATGATTGATCCGATGGTTGAGCCATATGCCGAACTGGCCAGTGCCATTGAGACTGAGTCCGTTGGATTGTACACCCGTTTTGAACAAGTATTTGGGCGGCCACTTTCACCCTTTGAAATAGAAACCATCCATATCTGGACTGAGCAAGACGGTTATCAGGATGAATTGATTCTGACTGCTTTACGGGAAGCGGCTACAGTCGGAAAGCTGCACATTCGATACATCGACCGTATCTTGTTGGAATGGCAAAAGCAGCAGATAACCAGTGTAGAGGAAGCACGTCATTACAGCCTTCGTTTCAGGAGAAATATGCCAGCCAGTGATCAGCGACAACCACTTTGA
- a CDS encoding glycosyltransferase family 2 protein, with protein sequence MSTPLFTVVIPTYNRAEYIRKAIDSVMNQSCKDWKLLIIDDASTDKTRNKVDRYLFHPHIQYYCMEQNSGISAVMNRALSLVDTPYLIQLDSDDWLPKKALAILKKSIKKDKRRKISLFYGNIKVWRIQKGKYVRPFLIKHRQFHTKYQFLTYNYWMVAPRCYLVSALRNVGGWDTTDKYQGRIMEDRRIILRLIERYPVKWINKKLYNRTKHKGQLTDNKMKQKRNELRRQTFDYYLKRWGNEYKAVYVYQNGYLIIKKLKKRGRRKQ encoded by the coding sequence CTGAGCACCCCTCTGTTTACGGTAGTCATCCCTACGTATAACCGTGCGGAGTATATTCGCAAAGCCATTGACAGTGTCATGAATCAGAGCTGCAAGGATTGGAAGCTGCTGATTATCGATGATGCGTCAACCGACAAGACCCGAAACAAGGTGGACCGCTATCTGTTTCATCCCCATATCCAATACTATTGTATGGAACAAAACTCGGGTATCTCCGCAGTAATGAACAGGGCGTTGTCACTGGTGGATACTCCCTATCTGATCCAACTCGATTCGGATGACTGGCTCCCCAAGAAAGCTCTCGCCATATTGAAAAAAAGTATCAAGAAAGACAAGAGAAGAAAAATCTCCCTGTTTTACGGCAATATAAAGGTATGGCGAATACAGAAAGGAAAATACGTCCGCCCTTTTTTGATTAAACACAGACAGTTTCACACGAAATATCAATTTCTCACATACAATTACTGGATGGTAGCTCCCCGTTGCTATCTCGTTTCTGCTTTGCGGAATGTAGGGGGCTGGGATACCACGGACAAATATCAGGGCAGAATCATGGAGGACAGGAGGATCATCCTCCGTTTGATTGAACGTTATCCAGTCAAATGGATTAACAAAAAACTGTACAACCGCACCAAACACAAAGGCCAGTTAACAGACAACAAGATGAAACAAAAGCGAAATGAGCTGCGAAGACAAACATTTGACTACTATCTGAAGCGGTGGGGCAATGAATACAAGGCCGTCTACGTCTACCAAAACGGGTACCTGATTATCAAAAAATTGAAGAAAAGGGGGAGGAGAAAGCAGTGA
- the asnS gene encoding asparagine--tRNA ligase — MMTTIAQVGQHVGQEVRLGCWLFNKRSSGKIQFLQLRDGSGFIQGVVVKAEVPEAVWEAASQLTQESSVYINGIVRADDRAPSGYELTVTGIEIIQISHDYPISLKEHGVDFLMDHRHLWLRSPRQRAVMAIRSEVIRAVNEYFHQNGFYKVDPPILTPTSAEGTTNLFHTKYFDEDAYLSQSGQLYMEAAAMALGRVYSFGPTFRAEKSKTRRHLIEFWMIEPEMAFVDHEENLRIQEEFVSHVVQSVLKNCQRELKTLDRDTSKLQNVVAPFPRISYDDAIKLLQEKGSEIKWGDDFGAPDETLIAEHYDKPVFITKYPTEIKAFYMKPDPDRPEVVMCADLIAPEGYGEIIGGSQRIDDPALLEQRFQEHELSEEAYQWYLDLRKYGTVPHSGFGLGLERTIAWICGLDHVRETIPFPRMLYRLYP; from the coding sequence ATGATGACAACCATTGCCCAGGTCGGGCAGCATGTTGGACAAGAAGTACGTTTGGGCTGTTGGCTGTTTAACAAGCGCAGCAGTGGAAAAATACAATTCTTGCAGCTCCGTGACGGCTCTGGATTCATTCAGGGCGTCGTCGTTAAGGCAGAAGTTCCGGAAGCGGTATGGGAAGCAGCCTCCCAGTTAACGCAAGAAAGCTCTGTATACATAAACGGAATTGTTCGCGCGGATGACCGTGCACCAAGTGGATATGAATTGACTGTAACCGGTATCGAAATTATCCAAATTTCGCATGATTACCCGATTTCGCTGAAGGAACACGGAGTGGATTTCCTGATGGATCACCGCCACTTGTGGCTGAGAAGTCCCCGTCAGCGTGCGGTAATGGCGATTCGTTCGGAAGTCATCCGTGCCGTCAATGAGTATTTTCACCAAAACGGTTTTTACAAGGTTGATCCACCGATCTTGACCCCAACCTCGGCAGAAGGGACGACCAATCTCTTTCATACGAAGTATTTTGATGAGGATGCGTACCTTTCCCAGTCGGGTCAATTGTACATGGAAGCAGCCGCAATGGCGTTGGGACGGGTGTATTCGTTTGGGCCAACCTTCCGTGCTGAAAAATCAAAGACGCGTCGTCACTTGATTGAGTTCTGGATGATCGAGCCGGAGATGGCATTTGTCGACCATGAAGAAAATCTGCGCATCCAGGAAGAATTTGTTTCCCATGTGGTGCAAAGCGTTTTGAAAAATTGTCAGCGTGAACTGAAGACACTGGACCGCGATACGTCCAAACTGCAAAATGTGGTTGCTCCATTCCCGCGGATTTCCTATGATGATGCGATCAAACTACTCCAAGAAAAAGGCAGTGAAATCAAATGGGGGGATGATTTTGGAGCCCCCGATGAGACGTTGATCGCGGAACACTACGACAAGCCTGTCTTCATCACAAAATACCCGACTGAGATCAAGGCATTTTACATGAAGCCGGACCCTGATCGTCCAGAAGTGGTCATGTGCGCGGATCTGATCGCTCCAGAAGGCTATGGAGAAATCATTGGCGGAAGCCAGCGGATAGACGATCCTGCCCTGCTGGAACAACGTTTTCAGGAGCATGAGCTCTCCGAAGAAGCATATCAATGGTATTTGGACCTGCGCAAATACGGAACCGTGCCGCACTCCGGATTTGGTCTTGGTCTTGAACGCACGATCGCTTGGATTTGCGGTCTGGATCACGTTCGCGAGACGATTCCATTCCCTCGCATGCTCTACCGTCTTTACCCGTAA
- a CDS encoding glycosyltransferase — protein MKQVLVYRRKFLPKSETFIYEQLLGHQRVKTAVLTRQKPINTTQFPFSPVYVRKRFKGLTSWLKKQNFNCLHARFGPAGVELLPYAREAKLPLITSFHGFDVTKRVRESSVYRRQLKKLFQQGKAFTVVSNHMKKRLVKLGCPEGKITLIRSGIDLRKFPMLPQQAVNDDSFRLLSVGRLTEKKGMDTLIKAFAKVRREYPHAKLTIVGEGEEEKKLRQLIKKHRLTSSVKLRGAMPHREVQRELAECHLFAIACKTAKNGNQEGIPNVLMEAMASGRPVVSTYHAGIPELIEHGVTGYLVPEKSPGKLAAMIKRVLKEREKWPAVTARARAKVESNHDIEKQRARLEALYIRVMTKR, from the coding sequence ATGAAACAAGTTCTTGTTTACCGCCGCAAGTTTCTCCCGAAAAGTGAGACGTTTATCTATGAGCAATTACTTGGACACCAGCGGGTAAAAACAGCTGTCCTGACGAGACAAAAGCCTATTAACACCACACAGTTCCCCTTTTCTCCAGTGTATGTGCGCAAACGTTTCAAGGGTTTGACGAGCTGGTTGAAAAAGCAGAATTTCAACTGCCTGCACGCCAGATTTGGACCGGCAGGGGTGGAGCTGCTGCCCTATGCACGGGAGGCAAAGCTGCCTCTGATTACGTCCTTTCACGGTTTTGATGTGACCAAACGTGTCCGCGAAAGCAGCGTATACCGTCGCCAATTAAAAAAGCTGTTTCAACAGGGAAAAGCATTTACCGTCGTCAGCAATCATATGAAAAAGCGCTTGGTCAAACTGGGGTGTCCCGAAGGAAAGATAACACTGATTCGTTCCGGAATTGACCTGCGCAAATTTCCCATGCTTCCCCAGCAGGCTGTGAATGATGACTCATTTCGGCTGTTGAGTGTAGGCCGATTGACTGAAAAAAAAGGCATGGATACATTGATCAAGGCATTTGCAAAGGTGAGGCGCGAATATCCGCACGCAAAGCTGACCATCGTGGGAGAGGGCGAAGAGGAGAAGAAGCTGCGGCAACTGATCAAAAAGCACAGGCTCACCTCCAGCGTCAAGCTGCGTGGTGCCATGCCGCATCGCGAAGTTCAGCGGGAGCTTGCCGAATGTCATCTTTTTGCCATTGCCTGCAAAACGGCCAAAAACGGCAATCAAGAGGGCATTCCCAATGTATTGATGGAGGCCATGGCGAGCGGTCGCCCTGTGGTCTCTACCTATCATGCCGGAATCCCCGAGCTAATCGAACATGGTGTGACCGGATATCTCGTCCCGGAAAAATCGCCAGGCAAATTGGCTGCCATGATAAAACGGGTGTTGAAGGAGAGAGAGAAGTGGCCGGCAGTAACTGCACGGGCACGCGCAAAGGTGGAGAGCAACCACGATATCGAGAAACAGCGTGCCAGATTGGAAGCTCTGTACATCCGCGTGATGACAAAACGATGA
- a CDS encoding glucose-1-phosphate thymidylyltransferase, with product MKGLILCAGRGTRLHPFSYSQPKTLLPVANQPVLLHCIRKLLEVNVKDIGIMIHPSQNQIPEYLGDGSQYGATIRYIRQESLLGIAHAVKIAQPFLQNEPFLLLLGDNLVMDSLSDLIHVFSQSQPDGIVMLSEVEKPQDYGIAEVYEGRLLSVAEKPVQPKSNLAVIGVYLFTNRIFEAITSLQPSSRGEYEITDAIQAMIERGCVIAHSTAHGKYSDVGRIDRWLEANQWMLIQELGNDFSIGKGSVIKDCKIIGPVLIGEGCHLENCRVGPYVSIQDGVQLSNCTHIENSILLENCRLQDIDWKLQNSVFGRSSTVKGDAGKRTGVLIVSDKSSIHFPARGGDGF from the coding sequence GTGAAAGGGTTAATCCTATGCGCTGGACGCGGTACGAGACTGCACCCTTTTTCTTATTCGCAACCCAAAACGCTCCTCCCTGTGGCAAATCAACCGGTTCTTCTCCACTGTATCCGCAAACTGCTTGAAGTGAATGTCAAAGATATCGGCATCATGATACATCCTTCCCAAAACCAAATACCTGAATATCTGGGGGATGGTAGTCAATACGGGGCTACCATTCGCTATATCCGGCAGGAATCGCTGTTGGGAATCGCCCACGCGGTAAAAATCGCACAACCGTTTCTGCAAAATGAACCTTTTCTCCTTTTGCTTGGAGACAACCTGGTAATGGATTCGCTCTCGGATCTGATTCACGTCTTCAGCCAGAGTCAGCCCGATGGTATCGTTATGCTCAGTGAGGTAGAGAAACCGCAGGACTACGGGATTGCAGAGGTTTACGAAGGGCGTTTACTCTCCGTGGCTGAAAAACCTGTACAACCAAAAAGCAACCTTGCAGTAATCGGGGTGTATCTGTTCACCAACAGGATTTTTGAAGCGATCACTTCACTGCAACCATCTTCTCGCGGTGAGTACGAAATCACAGACGCGATTCAGGCTATGATTGAACGCGGATGTGTCATTGCCCATTCAACTGCTCACGGGAAATACAGTGATGTTGGTAGGATTGACCGTTGGCTTGAGGCAAATCAGTGGATGCTCATTCAGGAGTTGGGAAACGATTTTTCCATAGGAAAAGGAAGTGTCATAAAAGATTGTAAAATCATAGGTCCTGTGTTAATTGGAGAGGGCTGTCACTTGGAAAATTGTCGGGTGGGTCCGTATGTTTCCATCCAGGATGGCGTCCAGCTATCGAATTGTACCCATATTGAGAATAGCATCCTGTTAGAAAACTGCAGATTGCAGGATATCGATTGGAAGCTGCAAAACAGTGTCTTTGGGCGTTCCTCTACGGTTAAAGGGGATGCAGGAAAACGAACAGGTGTGCTGATCGTAAGCGACAAATCCTCGATTCATTTCCCGGCAAGAGGAGGTGATGGTTTCTGA
- a CDS encoding NAD-dependent epimerase/dehydratase family protein — MTRKALITGCAGFIGSHLTQRLLREGLHVIGVDGFLDNYDVALKLRNLSLIGNHPLFIFHSSMLSERRWEQWLEEVDLVFHLAALPGVRTSWGKAFSDYVIHNLIATQSLLDACTQIKRSPKIIVSSSSSVYGTMKEGLTGEQSPKHPISPYGVTKAAMEDICRVYVETFHLPVVILRYFTVYGPRQRPDMAFQQFFRQIHRGESVTLYGDGQQSRDFTYVSDATEANLLAAKYGEPGDVFNIGGEREIKLLEVLELMGELTAHTPKLVHAPPVPGDSRRTCADISLARSKLGYQPQVKLEEGLRLQWEEIRAQLKA; from the coding sequence GTGACGAGAAAAGCCTTGATCACAGGCTGTGCGGGTTTTATCGGCTCTCATCTGACCCAGCGTCTGCTGCGGGAAGGGCTGCATGTCATCGGGGTTGACGGCTTTCTCGATAACTATGACGTTGCCTTAAAGCTGCGCAATCTCTCGCTGATCGGCAACCATCCCCTGTTCATTTTTCATTCCTCCATGCTTTCGGAAAGACGTTGGGAACAGTGGCTGGAGGAGGTGGATCTGGTTTTCCACCTGGCTGCCCTGCCCGGCGTCCGAACCAGCTGGGGAAAGGCGTTTTCTGATTACGTCATCCATAACCTGATTGCCACACAATCACTCCTGGATGCCTGCACGCAAATCAAGCGCTCTCCCAAGATCATTGTTTCTTCATCTTCCTCTGTTTACGGAACCATGAAAGAAGGGTTGACAGGGGAACAATCGCCAAAGCATCCCATCTCCCCCTATGGCGTTACAAAGGCAGCTATGGAAGATATTTGTCGCGTCTACGTAGAGACGTTCCACCTGCCTGTGGTGATTCTGCGCTACTTTACTGTTTACGGTCCGAGACAGCGACCAGACATGGCGTTTCAGCAGTTTTTTCGGCAGATCCATCGGGGTGAATCCGTCACGCTTTACGGGGACGGCCAGCAAAGCCGTGATTTTACTTATGTTAGTGATGCGACCGAAGCAAATCTGCTCGCAGCCAAATACGGGGAACCGGGTGATGTGTTTAATATCGGAGGAGAGCGGGAGATCAAGCTGCTGGAAGTGCTGGAGCTGATGGGCGAGCTGACCGCGCATACGCCAAAACTCGTACACGCCCCCCCAGTTCCCGGAGATTCCCGGCGCACCTGCGCTGACATCAGTCTGGCAAGATCAAAACTGGGTTATCAGCCGCAGGTGAAGCTGGAAGAGGGACTGCGCTTGCAGTGGGAAGAGATTCGCGCCCAGTTGAAAGCATAA
- a CDS encoding UDP-glucose dehydrogenase family protein encodes MNVAVIGTGYVGLTTAVSLALHGHQVVGIDVDREKVTRLQQKKSPIYEPGLEDALGQVIDQGRLRFDHTVNGAAEATVLFICVGTPEADDGSADLRFLHAAAEDVRNLYGQKPGKRAVVIKSTVPVGTGDRIAEQLKACTEVHLVSNPEFLREGSALSDSLHPSRIVVGADSPEAFEMMDQLYANVSGHWVKTTRANAELIKYASNAFLATRISFMNELARLSAVLGTDIDVISRGMGLDSRIGPEFLRAGLGYGGSCFPKDTAALLQVAKEKGVDLNILQQVREVNRTQPAWYVQLIRDKLQGLREKRIAILGLSFKPETDDIREARSLSVIGHFLQEGAFLSAFDPVAADAVARLYPQVRFETDVYETLRGADAAVLVTEWKACIQIDWSKAKALMARPMLFDGRNVWPADLVRQHGFVYTGVGRS; translated from the coding sequence ATGAACGTAGCCGTAATCGGAACGGGATATGTCGGATTGACGACGGCTGTCTCTCTTGCCCTGCATGGACATCAGGTGGTTGGGATTGATGTAGACCGGGAGAAAGTAACGCGTTTGCAGCAAAAAAAATCACCGATCTACGAACCTGGTCTTGAGGATGCTTTGGGACAGGTCATCGATCAGGGAAGATTGCGTTTTGACCATACTGTAAACGGAGCTGCTGAGGCAACCGTTCTCTTTATCTGTGTAGGTACACCGGAAGCAGACGACGGATCAGCCGACCTTCGCTTTTTGCATGCAGCGGCAGAGGATGTGCGCAACCTGTATGGGCAAAAGCCGGGAAAACGTGCCGTCGTGATCAAGAGCACCGTGCCGGTAGGAACCGGGGATCGTATAGCGGAGCAACTGAAAGCGTGCACAGAGGTGCATCTTGTATCCAATCCCGAATTTCTGCGGGAGGGGAGTGCATTATCAGATTCACTCCATCCATCGAGGATCGTTGTCGGAGCGGATTCACCCGAAGCTTTTGAGATGATGGATCAGCTGTACGCAAATGTGTCCGGACACTGGGTGAAAACGACGAGAGCTAATGCTGAACTGATTAAATACGCTTCCAATGCGTTTCTGGCCACGCGCATCTCTTTTATGAACGAGCTTGCCCGCCTGAGCGCTGTCCTCGGTACCGACATCGACGTGATCTCCCGCGGTATGGGTCTGGACAGTCGCATCGGGCCGGAATTTTTACGAGCAGGATTGGGGTATGGCGGCTCTTGCTTCCCTAAGGACACGGCAGCTCTTTTGCAAGTAGCAAAGGAAAAGGGCGTGGATTTGAATATTTTGCAGCAGGTTCGTGAAGTGAATCGGACACAGCCCGCCTGGTATGTGCAGTTGATCCGGGACAAATTGCAGGGGCTGCGTGAAAAGCGGATTGCCATACTTGGCCTTTCCTTTAAACCGGAAACGGACGATATTCGGGAAGCCAGGTCTTTGTCGGTAATCGGCCATTTCCTTCAGGAAGGAGCATTCCTGTCGGCATTTGACCCGGTGGCCGCTGATGCGGTCGCCCGTCTGTATCCTCAGGTCCGCTTCGAAACAGATGTCTATGAGACCCTAAGGGGGGCGGATGCAGCGGTATTGGTTACAGAGTGGAAAGCCTGCATCCAGATCGATTGGTCAAAAGCAAAAGCGCTGATGGCGAGGCCGATGTTGTTCGATGGCAGAAATGTCTGGCCTGCTGATCTTGTCCGGCAACATGGATTTGTCTATACAGGGGTAGGAAGAAGCTGA